The following coding sequences lie in one Amycolatopsis cihanbeyliensis genomic window:
- a CDS encoding TetR/AcrR family transcriptional regulator gives MTKGPAERSVVRRPGGRAARVRARILAATTELVARDGIAGFRYEEVAELAGVHKTSVYRNWPDRATLVKEALLRFGEDMASLAETGELRRDLVDFLVALADGLATPTGRALALVAQSGHESAEVRRTVDAILAHRVVAVQRRVDRAVEQGELPPVDGYFFGELLCGPMYLHVLRGPRPFTREDAERITDVVLAGVRATGR, from the coding sequence ATGACGAAAGGCCCTGCGGAACGGTCGGTGGTTCGGCGGCCCGGAGGTCGCGCCGCCCGGGTACGAGCGCGGATCCTCGCGGCAACGACCGAGCTCGTCGCCAGGGACGGCATCGCCGGCTTCCGCTACGAGGAAGTGGCCGAGTTGGCCGGTGTGCACAAGACGAGCGTCTACCGGAACTGGCCCGACCGCGCCACGCTGGTGAAGGAGGCCCTGTTGCGGTTCGGCGAAGACATGGCATCGCTGGCGGAGACCGGAGAGCTACGCCGGGACCTGGTGGACTTCCTGGTGGCGCTCGCGGACGGCCTCGCCACGCCGACGGGTCGCGCGCTCGCCCTGGTTGCCCAGTCCGGCCACGAGAGCGCGGAGGTCCGCCGCACGGTGGACGCGATCCTGGCGCACCGCGTCGTCGCCGTGCAACGACGAGTGGATCGCGCGGTCGAGCAGGGCGAGTTGCCGCCGGTCGATGGCTACTTCTTCGGCGAACTGCTCTGCGGCCCGATGTACCTCCATGTCCTCCGCGGGCCGCGGCCCTTCACGCGCGAAGACGCGGAGCGAATCACCGATGTGGTGCTCGCCGGTGTTCGGGCGACAGGGCGGTGA
- a CDS encoding SDR family oxidoreductase, giving the protein MIPDRFLLTDRVAVVTGAGRGIGAATALALAEAGADVVIAARTRDQLDEVAARVADAGRTAHVVATDLSDPANAAALADAAVTTFGRLDIVVNNVGGTLPRPLLETSAEFLEEAFRFNVAGAHALISAAAPTMLKSGGGSVVNISSVMGRVTGRGFLAYGTAKAALAHYTRLAAADLAPRVRVNAIAVGSVATSALDVVVRDPDLRERMEAATPLRRIGDPEDVAATIVYLTSPAGSYVTGKVLDVDGGLQAPNLELGLPDLT; this is encoded by the coding sequence ATGATCCCCGACCGCTTCCTGCTGACCGACCGGGTGGCCGTGGTGACCGGCGCGGGGCGGGGCATCGGGGCCGCCACGGCGCTCGCGCTGGCCGAGGCCGGTGCCGACGTGGTCATCGCCGCGCGTACCCGGGACCAGCTCGACGAGGTCGCCGCGCGCGTCGCTGACGCGGGCCGCACGGCGCACGTCGTGGCCACCGACCTGAGCGACCCGGCGAACGCGGCCGCACTCGCCGATGCCGCGGTGACCACGTTCGGCAGGCTCGACATCGTGGTCAACAACGTCGGTGGCACACTCCCCCGCCCCCTGCTGGAAACCTCGGCCGAGTTCCTCGAGGAGGCGTTCCGGTTCAACGTTGCCGGCGCGCACGCGCTGATCAGCGCGGCCGCGCCCACGATGCTGAAATCGGGCGGAGGCTCGGTCGTCAACATCTCGTCGGTCATGGGCCGCGTGACCGGCCGCGGTTTCCTCGCCTACGGCACCGCCAAGGCCGCGCTGGCGCACTACACCCGGTTGGCCGCCGCCGACCTCGCCCCCCGCGTCCGCGTCAACGCGATCGCGGTCGGCTCGGTCGCCACCTCGGCACTGGACGTGGTGGTGCGCGACCCCGACCTCCGCGAGCGCATGGAGGCGGCCACCCCGCTGCGCCGCATCGGTGACCCGGAGGACGTCGCGGCGACGATCGTCTATCTGACCTCCCCCGCGGGTTCCTACGTCACCGGCAAGGTCCTCGACGTCGACGGCGGACTGCAGGCACCCAACCTCGAACTCGGACTCCCGGATCTGACATGA
- a CDS encoding diacylglycerol kinase gives MTNYRVVQWSTGNVGRNAIAGIAARPDLDLAGVWVSDPAKVGRDAGELAGLGRELGVLACDDADELLGTRPDCVVYTAMADDRITEALDDLCRFLRAGINVVSSCPVFLQYPDGVVPKEMTDPIREAAAEGGASLWVNGVDPGFANDWLPLVLTGVCERIDEVRCLEILDYSTYHNRKVMLDIMGFGTPMDDVPMLLQPGVLTLAWGSVVRQLAAGLGVQLDGVEERYERLPAPETFDISCGTIERGSAAALRFEVRGMRGDAPVCVLEHVTRLHPDLGPEWPQPSGQGCYRVQVTGEPHYTLDLRLLGTDGDHNTAGLKATAMRLVNAVPAVVDAPPGLLTALDLPLITGKGLAGR, from the coding sequence ATGACGAACTACCGCGTGGTGCAGTGGAGCACGGGCAACGTCGGCCGCAACGCGATCGCCGGCATCGCCGCCAGGCCCGACCTCGACCTGGCCGGCGTGTGGGTGTCCGATCCCGCGAAGGTCGGCAGGGACGCGGGTGAACTCGCCGGGCTCGGCCGCGAGCTCGGCGTCCTGGCCTGCGACGACGCCGACGAGCTGCTGGGCACGCGGCCGGACTGCGTCGTCTACACGGCCATGGCCGACGACCGGATCACGGAGGCACTCGACGACCTGTGCCGGTTCCTGCGCGCCGGGATCAACGTCGTGTCCAGCTGCCCGGTGTTCCTGCAGTACCCGGACGGCGTCGTCCCGAAGGAGATGACCGACCCGATTCGCGAGGCCGCCGCCGAGGGCGGCGCCTCGCTGTGGGTGAACGGCGTGGACCCCGGCTTCGCCAACGACTGGCTGCCGCTCGTGCTCACCGGTGTCTGCGAGCGCATCGACGAGGTGCGCTGCCTGGAGATCCTCGACTATTCTACCTACCACAACCGCAAGGTCATGCTGGACATCATGGGCTTCGGTACGCCGATGGACGACGTGCCGATGCTGCTGCAGCCCGGCGTCCTCACCCTCGCGTGGGGCAGCGTCGTGCGCCAGCTCGCGGCGGGCCTCGGCGTGCAGCTCGACGGTGTCGAGGAACGCTACGAGCGGCTGCCGGCGCCGGAGACGTTCGACATCTCCTGCGGCACGATCGAGCGGGGCTCGGCGGCGGCGCTGCGATTCGAGGTCCGCGGAATGCGCGGCGACGCACCCGTGTGTGTACTGGAACACGTGACAAGACTGCACCCGGACCTCGGTCCGGAATGGCCGCAGCCGTCGGGTCAGGGTTGTTACCGCGTGCAGGTCACCGGCGAACCCCACTACACCCTCGACCTGCGCCTGCTCGGAACCGACGGCGACCACAACACGGCGGGCCTCAAGGCCACGGCGATGCGACTGGTGAACGCCGTGCCGGCGGTGGTCGACGCGCCCCCGGGGCTGCTGACCGCGCTCGACCTCCCCCTGATCACCGGCAAGGGACTCGCCGGCCGGTGA
- a CDS encoding FAD-dependent oxidoreductase yields the protein MDILVSGAGIAGLSVALDLAGRGHRVTVVERASHLRVNGAPIDIRGDAISIADRMGLLTRIRENRVRMTELGRFVNGDGQAVAHVPAEEISDSEDDVEIAREDLARILAEALPSPTTIRFRDSIDSLADDGDGVDVRFGSGRTERFDLVLGADGLHSAVRRLAFGPERDYLHHLGFYVGLADLPGEARPDRLNPMYNVPGRMAGVARYKDKALAVFLFRSEPIDYDHRDLDAQKQILIDAFADNTSWKVPQLLDAVRADPEFYFDSVSQIHMPTWHRGRIGLVGDAAHCPALLSGRGTSLALTGAYFLAEELESSENHLLAFERYETRQRPHVEFAQSTVGEGGDLMVPPTWEAINTRNERLRAANAC from the coding sequence ATGGATATTCTCGTCTCGGGCGCCGGCATCGCCGGGCTCTCGGTCGCACTCGATCTCGCCGGCCGCGGCCACCGCGTCACCGTGGTCGAACGCGCTTCCCACCTCCGGGTCAACGGAGCACCGATCGACATCCGCGGCGACGCGATCTCGATCGCGGACAGGATGGGACTGCTCACCCGGATTCGCGAAAACCGGGTCCGCATGACGGAGCTGGGCCGGTTCGTGAATGGCGACGGCCAGGCGGTCGCCCACGTTCCGGCCGAGGAGATAAGCGACTCCGAGGACGACGTCGAGATCGCGCGGGAGGATCTCGCGCGCATCCTGGCGGAGGCGCTCCCGTCCCCCACGACGATCCGCTTCCGGGACTCGATCGACTCACTCGCCGACGACGGCGACGGAGTCGACGTGCGTTTCGGCTCCGGCCGTACCGAACGTTTCGACCTCGTGCTCGGCGCCGACGGCCTGCACTCGGCGGTACGCAGGCTGGCGTTCGGGCCTGAGCGGGACTACCTGCACCATCTGGGTTTCTACGTCGGGCTCGCCGATCTCCCCGGCGAGGCGCGGCCCGACCGGCTCAACCCGATGTACAACGTCCCCGGCCGCATGGCAGGCGTCGCCCGCTACAAGGACAAGGCCCTCGCCGTCTTCCTGTTCCGCTCGGAACCCATCGACTACGACCACCGCGACCTCGACGCCCAGAAGCAGATCCTCATCGACGCCTTCGCGGACAACACCTCATGGAAGGTCCCCCAGCTCCTCGATGCGGTTCGTGCCGATCCCGAGTTCTACTTCGATTCGGTGAGCCAGATCCACATGCCCACCTGGCACCGGGGCCGCATCGGCCTCGTCGGGGATGCCGCACACTGCCCCGCCCTGCTCTCCGGCCGCGGGACCTCGCTCGCGCTCACCGGCGCGTACTTCCTGGCCGAGGAACTCGAGTCGAGCGAGAACCACCTCCTCGCGTTCGAACGTTACGAAACCCGCCAGCGCCCGCATGTCGAGTTCGCGCAGAGCACCGTCGGCGAAGGCGGCGACCTCATGGTGCCGCCCACCTGGGAGGCGATCAACACACGCAACGAGCGTCTTCGAGCGGCGAACGCCTGCTGA
- a CDS encoding NAD(P)H-binding protein: MNMAPLTEGGLTWPMTHHPILVTGGTGRSGGRVVAQLKEKGIPVRVGSRTGEPPFDWTERSTWDAALDGVQTVYVVAFDGELLTRPFVSRCEERGIKRIVLLSGRGVDVPGYAGDNSAAGDTHIDGEDAVRSSKLEWTIVRPAWFAQNFSEGFFIDDVLSGELRLPAGDGAATFTDAEDIAAVAVAALTEDGHNGQTYEVSGPRALTLTEVAEEISRASGRSLRYVAIPEDQFIEELVTQGWPRADAEDYATTIGSIRRGLDTHVSDGVQRALGRPARDFTEFAKNAAKAWQD; the protein is encoded by the coding sequence ATGAACATGGCACCGCTCACCGAAGGCGGCTTGACTTGGCCCATGACTCACCACCCGATCCTGGTCACCGGCGGCACGGGCAGATCCGGCGGCCGTGTCGTTGCCCAACTCAAAGAGAAGGGCATCCCGGTCCGCGTGGGCTCTCGTACCGGTGAACCACCGTTCGACTGGACCGAACGTTCCACCTGGGACGCCGCACTCGATGGCGTCCAGACCGTCTACGTCGTCGCCTTCGACGGCGAACTGCTGACCCGCCCGTTCGTCTCGCGCTGCGAGGAACGCGGCATCAAGCGGATCGTCCTGCTGTCCGGCCGCGGCGTGGACGTGCCAGGCTACGCGGGCGACAACAGCGCCGCGGGCGATACGCACATCGATGGCGAAGACGCCGTCCGCTCCAGCAAGCTGGAGTGGACCATCGTACGGCCGGCGTGGTTCGCGCAGAACTTCAGCGAAGGCTTCTTCATCGACGACGTCCTCTCCGGTGAACTACGCCTGCCCGCAGGCGACGGGGCGGCGACCTTCACCGACGCGGAGGACATCGCCGCCGTCGCGGTCGCCGCACTCACCGAGGACGGCCACAACGGCCAGACCTACGAGGTGTCGGGCCCGCGCGCGCTCACCTTAACCGAGGTCGCCGAGGAGATCTCGCGGGCGAGCGGGCGGTCGCTGCGCTACGTGGCGATACCCGAGGACCAGTTCATCGAGGAACTCGTCACGCAAGGCTGGCCCCGCGCCGACGCCGAGGACTACGCCACCACGATCGGCTCCATCCGCCGCGGCCTCGACACCCATGTCTCCGACGGTGTCCAACGCGCATTGGGCCGCCCCGCACGTGACTTCACCGAATTCGCCAAGAACGCCGCGAAGGCCTGGCAGGACTGA